A genome region from Coffea arabica cultivar ET-39 chromosome 7e, Coffea Arabica ET-39 HiFi, whole genome shotgun sequence includes the following:
- the LOC113723023 gene encoding uncharacterized protein isoform X6, with protein sequence MCLCRGAALCAGEFHPDDLLQLEQHIKANKKAYFSELQKYHNDMIEELRMWKDRWDGCKDPEEEILQKIWRPGSQAAKSMQFSETRFHDPEENNVATPESCSWATSEKACSNENNQDLPWDTQGRKGFSDSNLNNSSDGLKGIAKPKKVEKLQKRNIQFGDGAKYMSYIKVSKEQHQRVKRTMKHTSNSIQPRSLNNVLGNLETLHVQPFEVFEEEERQKLHDYWLQLVNKDIPVGYRSWITNKLKVQQVAKSLGQELEEKLKFQEKDGERDNYDNLELIDDIGATISPNSSAEELLYGEDEKREVSQSFLEDQKANQVIKAESSIQLEDEEDKETDNLPQQTLDVTENVEEEGESVSISAEEDREENIASISSAHQVKDMTVDSHDNSMLAKVDDLPLMVSEYPGNMNHIDIPVSHRDPRDSADDVWSAVSEPGSFYHSAAFGHQYVSSSELSLSHPQIMEEQPTNIINLEADAEEKDSERELLHREADELSFYGSFPSQEQILLQEKSDGKQMMHGQPHGVSFFGAYPTQNRNELFESFFRGHDGSLPNYHPDQKRMALDFQQPDNLAMENGQISANFRDQVNLSLPLEMRQKRVNDLYVDHNMQDSVYPDGGRYSIQKHLPVHVQDWNVSTVRMLAPSPSHLSSAGGFVSQNWFPGENRARGGWSSLEGAVASSRSIGSQSNSDQSLFSVLSECNELHASGPASAPYDSVGTTDRFMQPGTYNALGGGIPSTSNILGQTADPLNYFGGHEASAGRKANNLGWIGVSHQNPGLQDSMSKPFVRSWNQ encoded by the exons ATG TGTCTTTGCAGGGGTGCTGCATTGTGTGCTGGTGAGTTCCATCCTGACGATCTTCTTCAGTTGGAGCAGCATATCAAGGCTAATAAGAAAGCATACTTTTCTGAGttgcaaaaatatcacaatga CATGATTGAGGAATTACGAATGTGGAAGGATAGATGGGATGGATGCAAGGATCCTGAAGAGGAAATTCTGCAGAAAATATGGAG GCCAGGAAGCCAGGCTGCAAAGAGTATGCAGTTCTCCGAGACTAGGTTTCATGATCCTGAAGAGAACAATGTTGCCACACCAGAATCTTGTTCGTGGGCTACATCTGAGAAGGCATGCAGTAATGAAAATAACCAAGATTTGCCTTGGGATACACAGGGGAG GAAAGGGTTTTCAGACAGCAATCTCAATAACTCATCAGATGGGCTGAAGGGTATtgcaaaaccaaaaaaagtGGAAAAGCTACAGAAGCGCAATATCCAGTTTGGTGATGGTGCAAAGTATATGTCTTACATCAAG GTCAGCAAAGAACAGCATCAACGTGTTAAGAGAACTATGAAGCATACCAGTAATAGCATACAACCTAGATCTCTGAATAATGTTCTGGGTAACCTTGAAACCCTCCATGTACAGCCATTTGAAgtatttgaagaagaagagaggcaGAAGTTGCATGATTATTG GTTACAATTGGTGAATAAAGATATTCCAGTTGGCTACAGAAGCTGGATAACAAATAAGTTGAAAGTACAGCAAGTCGCAAAGTCTTTGGGTCAAGAGTTGGAAGAAAAACTGAAATTCCAAGAAAAG GATGGCGAGAGAGATAATTATGATAATTTAGAGCTCATAGATGATATAGGAGCAACAATTTCACCCAATTCAAGTGCAGAAGAG TTGTTGTATGGCGAGGATGAGAAAAGAGAGGTTTCCCAGTCCTTCCTGGAGGATCAAAAGGCTAATCAAGTTATAAAAGCTGAAAGTTCTATACAATTAGAG GATGAAGAGGACAAGGAAACTGATAACCTACCTCAGCAAACACTTGATGTGACAGAAAACGTGGAAGAAGAAGGCGAGTCTGTCTCAATTTCTGCTGAAGAAGATCGTGAAGAGAACATTGCATCAATCAGCAGTGCCCATCAGGTCAAGGACATGACTGTGGATTCTCATGACAATAGTATGCTTGCAAAAGTGGATGATCTTCCTTTGATGGTGTCTGAATACCCAGGAAATATGAACCACATCGATATACCTGTTAGTCACAGGGATCCTCGCGATTCTGCTGATGATGTTTGGTCGGCAGTTAGTGAGCCTGGTTCTTTCTATCATTCTGCTGCCTTTGGTCATCAGTATGTCTCTTCAAGTGAGTTGTCACTTTCACATCCCCAAATTATGGAGGAGCAACCAACTAATATAATTAATTTGGAAGCAGATGCTGAGGAAAAAGATTCTGAGAGGGAGCTTTTGCACAGAGAAGCTGACGAGCTGTCATTCTATGGTTCTTTCCCTAGTCAAGAACAGATTTTACTGCAGGAAAAGAGTGATGGGAAGCAGATGATGCATGGACAGCCTCATGGTGTGTCTTTCTTTGGTGCTTATCCTACTCAAAACCGAAATGAGCTGTTTGAGTCTTTCTTCAGGGGCCATGATGGTAGCCTACCTAATTACCATCCAGATCAGAAAAGGATGGCCTTGGATTTTCAACAACCAGATAATCTAGCAATGGAGAATGGCCAAATTTCAGCCAATTTCAGGGATCAGGTTAATCTTTCACTCCCGCTGGAGATGAGGCAGAAAAGAGTGAATGATCTTTATGTGGATCACAATATGCAGGACAGTGTATACCCTGATGGAGGAAGATATTCCATTCAAAAGCACTTGCCAGTCCACGTTCAGGATTGGAATGTGAGTACAGTTCGCATGCTAGCACCTTCTCCCTCTCATTTAAGTAGTGCTGGGGGTTTTGTGAGTCAGAATTGGTTTCCTGGAGAAAATCGGGCCCGAGGTGGGTGGTCGAGTTTGGAAGGTGCTGTTGCTTCCAGCAGGAGCATTGGAAGTCAAAGTAACTCGGACCAAAGCTTGTTCAGTGTTTTATCAGAATGTAATGAGTTGCATGCTAGTGGGCCCGCCTCTGCCCCTTATGATTCAGTAGGTACCACAGACCGGTTCATGCAGCCTGGGACGTACAATGCGTTGGGTGGAGGGATCCCCAGTACAAGCAACATTTTAGGGCAGACGGCAGATCCACTGAACTACTTTGGCGGACATGAAGCCAGCGCTGGCCGTAAGGCTAACAACTTGGGATGGATAGGCGTGTCACATCAGAACCCAGGATTACAGGACTCGATGAGCAAACCATTTGTGAGGTCTTGGAATCAATAA
- the LOC113723023 gene encoding uncharacterized protein isoform X5 gives MVEGQMFKLCLCRGAALCAGEFHPDDLLQLEQHIKANKKAYFSELQKYHNDMIEELRMWKDRWDGCKDPEEEILQKIWRPGSQAAKSMQFSETRFHDPEENNVATPESCSWATSEKACSNENNQDLPWDTQGRKGFSDSNLNNSSDGLKGIAKPKKVEKLQKRNIQFGDGAKYMSYIKVSKEQHQRVKRTMKHTSNSIQPRSLNNVLGNLETLHVQPFEVFEEEERQKLHDYWLQLVNKDIPVGYRSWITNKLKVQQVAKSLGQELEEKLKFQEKDGERDNYDNLELIDDIGATISPNSSAEELLYGEDEKREVSQSFLEDQKANQVIKAESSIQLEDEEDKETDNLPQQTLDVTENVEEEGESVSISAEEDREENIASISSAHQVKDMTVDSHDNSMLAKVDDLPLMVSEYPGNMNHIDIPVSHRDPRDSADDVWSAVSEPGSFYHSAAFGHQYVSSSELSLSHPQIMEEQPTNIINLEADAEEKDSERELLHREADELSFYGSFPSQEQILLQEKSDGKQMMHGQPHGVSFFGAYPTQNRNELFESFFRGHDGSLPNYHPDQKRMALDFQQPDNLAMENGQISANFRDQVNLSLPLEMRQKRVNDLYVDHNMQDSVYPDGGRYSIQKHLPVHVQDWNVSTVRMLAPSPSHLSSAGGFVSQNWFPGENRARGGWSSLEGAVASSRSIGSQSNSDQSLFSVLSECNELHASGPASAPYDSVGTTDRFMQPGTYNALGGGIPSTSNILGQTADPLNYFGGHEASAGRKANNLGWIGVSHQNPGLQDSMSKPFVRSWNQ, from the exons ATG GTTGAAGGACAGATGTTCAAATTG TGTCTTTGCAGGGGTGCTGCATTGTGTGCTGGTGAGTTCCATCCTGACGATCTTCTTCAGTTGGAGCAGCATATCAAGGCTAATAAGAAAGCATACTTTTCTGAGttgcaaaaatatcacaatga CATGATTGAGGAATTACGAATGTGGAAGGATAGATGGGATGGATGCAAGGATCCTGAAGAGGAAATTCTGCAGAAAATATGGAG GCCAGGAAGCCAGGCTGCAAAGAGTATGCAGTTCTCCGAGACTAGGTTTCATGATCCTGAAGAGAACAATGTTGCCACACCAGAATCTTGTTCGTGGGCTACATCTGAGAAGGCATGCAGTAATGAAAATAACCAAGATTTGCCTTGGGATACACAGGGGAG GAAAGGGTTTTCAGACAGCAATCTCAATAACTCATCAGATGGGCTGAAGGGTATtgcaaaaccaaaaaaagtGGAAAAGCTACAGAAGCGCAATATCCAGTTTGGTGATGGTGCAAAGTATATGTCTTACATCAAG GTCAGCAAAGAACAGCATCAACGTGTTAAGAGAACTATGAAGCATACCAGTAATAGCATACAACCTAGATCTCTGAATAATGTTCTGGGTAACCTTGAAACCCTCCATGTACAGCCATTTGAAgtatttgaagaagaagagaggcaGAAGTTGCATGATTATTG GTTACAATTGGTGAATAAAGATATTCCAGTTGGCTACAGAAGCTGGATAACAAATAAGTTGAAAGTACAGCAAGTCGCAAAGTCTTTGGGTCAAGAGTTGGAAGAAAAACTGAAATTCCAAGAAAAG GATGGCGAGAGAGATAATTATGATAATTTAGAGCTCATAGATGATATAGGAGCAACAATTTCACCCAATTCAAGTGCAGAAGAG TTGTTGTATGGCGAGGATGAGAAAAGAGAGGTTTCCCAGTCCTTCCTGGAGGATCAAAAGGCTAATCAAGTTATAAAAGCTGAAAGTTCTATACAATTAGAG GATGAAGAGGACAAGGAAACTGATAACCTACCTCAGCAAACACTTGATGTGACAGAAAACGTGGAAGAAGAAGGCGAGTCTGTCTCAATTTCTGCTGAAGAAGATCGTGAAGAGAACATTGCATCAATCAGCAGTGCCCATCAGGTCAAGGACATGACTGTGGATTCTCATGACAATAGTATGCTTGCAAAAGTGGATGATCTTCCTTTGATGGTGTCTGAATACCCAGGAAATATGAACCACATCGATATACCTGTTAGTCACAGGGATCCTCGCGATTCTGCTGATGATGTTTGGTCGGCAGTTAGTGAGCCTGGTTCTTTCTATCATTCTGCTGCCTTTGGTCATCAGTATGTCTCTTCAAGTGAGTTGTCACTTTCACATCCCCAAATTATGGAGGAGCAACCAACTAATATAATTAATTTGGAAGCAGATGCTGAGGAAAAAGATTCTGAGAGGGAGCTTTTGCACAGAGAAGCTGACGAGCTGTCATTCTATGGTTCTTTCCCTAGTCAAGAACAGATTTTACTGCAGGAAAAGAGTGATGGGAAGCAGATGATGCATGGACAGCCTCATGGTGTGTCTTTCTTTGGTGCTTATCCTACTCAAAACCGAAATGAGCTGTTTGAGTCTTTCTTCAGGGGCCATGATGGTAGCCTACCTAATTACCATCCAGATCAGAAAAGGATGGCCTTGGATTTTCAACAACCAGATAATCTAGCAATGGAGAATGGCCAAATTTCAGCCAATTTCAGGGATCAGGTTAATCTTTCACTCCCGCTGGAGATGAGGCAGAAAAGAGTGAATGATCTTTATGTGGATCACAATATGCAGGACAGTGTATACCCTGATGGAGGAAGATATTCCATTCAAAAGCACTTGCCAGTCCACGTTCAGGATTGGAATGTGAGTACAGTTCGCATGCTAGCACCTTCTCCCTCTCATTTAAGTAGTGCTGGGGGTTTTGTGAGTCAGAATTGGTTTCCTGGAGAAAATCGGGCCCGAGGTGGGTGGTCGAGTTTGGAAGGTGCTGTTGCTTCCAGCAGGAGCATTGGAAGTCAAAGTAACTCGGACCAAAGCTTGTTCAGTGTTTTATCAGAATGTAATGAGTTGCATGCTAGTGGGCCCGCCTCTGCCCCTTATGATTCAGTAGGTACCACAGACCGGTTCATGCAGCCTGGGACGTACAATGCGTTGGGTGGAGGGATCCCCAGTACAAGCAACATTTTAGGGCAGACGGCAGATCCACTGAACTACTTTGGCGGACATGAAGCCAGCGCTGGCCGTAAGGCTAACAACTTGGGATGGATAGGCGTGTCACATCAGAACCCAGGATTACAGGACTCGATGAGCAAACCATTTGTGAGGTCTTGGAATCAATAA
- the LOC113723023 gene encoding uncharacterized protein isoform X4, which translates to MAADQRRRRLNSSTIVGCSFREHREQYRAKKKKLGFPQDDTNGRSNISLEWDDKNKSVVAKREQIGILQRDLAPFIDSVPHSYSSLADILSVPREIFELENLVDVLSYEVWQTRISETERKVLTQFLPKGAEPEKTVQELLSGDNFHFGNPFLKWGAALCAGEFHPDDLLQLEQHIKANKKAYFSELQKYHNDMIEELRMWKDRWDGCKDPEEEILQKIWRPGSQAAKSMQFSETRFHDPEENNVATPESCSWATSEKACSNENNQDLPWDTQGRKGFSDSNLNNSSDGLKGIAKPKKVEKLQKRNIQFGDGAKYMSYIKVSKEQHQRVKRTMKHTSNSIQPRSLNNVLGNLETLHVQPFEVFEEEERQKLHDYWLQLVNKDIPVGYRSWITNKLKVQQVAKSLGQELEEKLKFQEKDGERDNYDNLELIDDIGATISPNSSAEELLYGEDEKREVSQSFLEDQKANQVIKAESSIQLEDEEDKETDNLPQQTLDVTENVEEEGESVSISAEEDREENIASISSAHQVKDMTVDSHDNSMLAKVDDLPLMVSEYPGNMNHIDIPVSHRDPRDSADDVWSAVSEPGSFYHSAAFGHQYVSSNAEEKDSERELLHREADELSFYGSFPSQEQILLQEKSDGKQMMHGQPHGVSFFGAYPTQNRNELFESFFRGHDGSLPNYHPDQKRMALDFQQPDNLAMENGQISANFRDQVNLSLPLEMRQKRVNDLYVDHNMQDSVYPDGGRYSIQKHLPVHVQDWNVSTVRMLAPSPSHLSSAGGFVSQNWFPGENRARGGWSSLEGAVASSRSIGSQSNSDQSLFSVLSECNELHASGPASAPYDSVGTTDRFMQPGTYNALGGGIPSTSNILGQTADPLNYFGGHEASAGRKANNLGWIGVSHQNPGLQDSMSKPFVRSWNQ; encoded by the exons ATGGCAGCTGATCAGCGGAGGAGACGTCTCAATTCCAGCACCATTGTTGGTTGCTCTTTTCGAGAGCATAGGGAACAATACAGAgctaaaaagaagaaattaggaTTTCCACAGGATGACACAAATGGGAGGTCTAATATATCTCTTGAGTGGGATGACAAGAACAAGAGTGTTGTTGCCAAGAGGGAACAGATTGGCATTTTGCAGAGAGACTTGGCCCCTTTCATTGATTCTGTTCCTCACAGCTACAGCAGCTTGGCTGACATTCTCAGCGTTCCTCGGGAAATATTTGAATTAGAAAATTTAGTAGACGTCCTTTCATATGAG GTGTGGCAGACTCGTATATCTGAAACTGAGAGAAAggttttgacccaatttctgcCAAAAGGAGCTGAGCCTGAAAAAACTGTTCAGGAGCTGCTTTCGGGGGATAACTTCCACTTTGGAAATCCTTTTCTCAAATG GGGTGCTGCATTGTGTGCTGGTGAGTTCCATCCTGACGATCTTCTTCAGTTGGAGCAGCATATCAAGGCTAATAAGAAAGCATACTTTTCTGAGttgcaaaaatatcacaatga CATGATTGAGGAATTACGAATGTGGAAGGATAGATGGGATGGATGCAAGGATCCTGAAGAGGAAATTCTGCAGAAAATATGGAG GCCAGGAAGCCAGGCTGCAAAGAGTATGCAGTTCTCCGAGACTAGGTTTCATGATCCTGAAGAGAACAATGTTGCCACACCAGAATCTTGTTCGTGGGCTACATCTGAGAAGGCATGCAGTAATGAAAATAACCAAGATTTGCCTTGGGATACACAGGGGAG GAAAGGGTTTTCAGACAGCAATCTCAATAACTCATCAGATGGGCTGAAGGGTATtgcaaaaccaaaaaaagtGGAAAAGCTACAGAAGCGCAATATCCAGTTTGGTGATGGTGCAAAGTATATGTCTTACATCAAG GTCAGCAAAGAACAGCATCAACGTGTTAAGAGAACTATGAAGCATACCAGTAATAGCATACAACCTAGATCTCTGAATAATGTTCTGGGTAACCTTGAAACCCTCCATGTACAGCCATTTGAAgtatttgaagaagaagagaggcaGAAGTTGCATGATTATTG GTTACAATTGGTGAATAAAGATATTCCAGTTGGCTACAGAAGCTGGATAACAAATAAGTTGAAAGTACAGCAAGTCGCAAAGTCTTTGGGTCAAGAGTTGGAAGAAAAACTGAAATTCCAAGAAAAG GATGGCGAGAGAGATAATTATGATAATTTAGAGCTCATAGATGATATAGGAGCAACAATTTCACCCAATTCAAGTGCAGAAGAG TTGTTGTATGGCGAGGATGAGAAAAGAGAGGTTTCCCAGTCCTTCCTGGAGGATCAAAAGGCTAATCAAGTTATAAAAGCTGAAAGTTCTATACAATTAGAG GATGAAGAGGACAAGGAAACTGATAACCTACCTCAGCAAACACTTGATGTGACAGAAAACGTGGAAGAAGAAGGCGAGTCTGTCTCAATTTCTGCTGAAGAAGATCGTGAAGAGAACATTGCATCAATCAGCAGTGCCCATCAGGTCAAGGACATGACTGTGGATTCTCATGACAATAGTATGCTTGCAAAAGTGGATGATCTTCCTTTGATGGTGTCTGAATACCCAGGAAATATGAACCACATCGATATACCTGTTAGTCACAGGGATCCTCGCGATTCTGCTGATGATGTTTGGTCGGCAGTTAGTGAGCCTGGTTCTTTCTATCATTCTGCTGCCTTTGGTCATCAGTATGTCTCTTCAA ATGCTGAGGAAAAAGATTCTGAGAGGGAGCTTTTGCACAGAGAAGCTGACGAGCTGTCATTCTATGGTTCTTTCCCTAGTCAAGAACAGATTTTACTGCAGGAAAAGAGTGATGGGAAGCAGATGATGCATGGACAGCCTCATGGTGTGTCTTTCTTTGGTGCTTATCCTACTCAAAACCGAAATGAGCTGTTTGAGTCTTTCTTCAGGGGCCATGATGGTAGCCTACCTAATTACCATCCAGATCAGAAAAGGATGGCCTTGGATTTTCAACAACCAGATAATCTAGCAATGGAGAATGGCCAAATTTCAGCCAATTTCAGGGATCAGGTTAATCTTTCACTCCCGCTGGAGATGAGGCAGAAAAGAGTGAATGATCTTTATGTGGATCACAATATGCAGGACAGTGTATACCCTGATGGAGGAAGATATTCCATTCAAAAGCACTTGCCAGTCCACGTTCAGGATTGGAATGTGAGTACAGTTCGCATGCTAGCACCTTCTCCCTCTCATTTAAGTAGTGCTGGGGGTTTTGTGAGTCAGAATTGGTTTCCTGGAGAAAATCGGGCCCGAGGTGGGTGGTCGAGTTTGGAAGGTGCTGTTGCTTCCAGCAGGAGCATTGGAAGTCAAAGTAACTCGGACCAAAGCTTGTTCAGTGTTTTATCAGAATGTAATGAGTTGCATGCTAGTGGGCCCGCCTCTGCCCCTTATGATTCAGTAGGTACCACAGACCGGTTCATGCAGCCTGGGACGTACAATGCGTTGGGTGGAGGGATCCCCAGTACAAGCAACATTTTAGGGCAGACGGCAGATCCACTGAACTACTTTGGCGGACATGAAGCCAGCGCTGGCCGTAAGGCTAACAACTTGGGATGGATAGGCGTGTCACATCAGAACCCAGGATTACAGGACTCGATGAGCAAACCATTTGTGAGGTCTTGGAATCAATAA
- the LOC113723023 gene encoding uncharacterized protein isoform X2, which yields MAADQRRRRLNSSTIVGCSFREHREQYRAKKKKLGFPQDDTNGRSNISLEWDDKNKSVVAKREQIGILQRDLAPFIDSVPHSYSSLADILSVPREIFELENLVDVLSYEVWQTRISETERKVLTQFLPKGAEPEKTVQELLSGDNFHFGNPFLKWGAALCAGEFHPDDLLQLEQHIKANKKAYFSELQKYHNDMIEELRMWKDRWDGCKDPEEEILQKIWRPGSQAAKSMQFSETRFHDPEENNVATPESCSWATSEKACSNENNQDLPWDTQGRKGFSDSNLNNSSDGLKGIAKPKKVEKLQKRNIQFGDGAKYMSYIKVSKEQHQRVKRTMKHTSNSIQPRSLNNVLGNLETLHVQPFEVFEEEERQKLHDYWLQLVNKDIPVGYRSWITNKLKVQQVAKSLGQELEEKLKFQEKDGERDNYDNLELIDDIGATISPNSSAEELLYGEDEKREVSQSFLEDQKANQVIKAESSIQLEDEEDKETDNLPQQTLDVTENVEEEGESVSISAEEDREENIASISSAHQVKDMTVDSHDNSMLAKVDDLPLMVSEYPGNMNHIDIPVSHRDPRDSADDVWSAVSEPGSFYHSAAFGHQYVSSSELSLSHPQIMEEQPTNIINLEADAEEKDSERELLHREADELSFYGSFPSQEQILLQEKSDGKQMMHGQPHGVSFFGAYPTQNRNELFESFFRGHDGSLPNYHPDQKRMALDFQQPDNLAMENGQISANFRDQVNLSLPLEMRQKRVNDLYVDHNMQDSVYPDGGRYSIQKHLPVHVQDWNVSTVRMLAPSPSHLSSAGGFVSQNWFPGENRARGGWSSLEGAVASSRSIGSQSNSDQSLFSVLSECNELHASGPASAPYDSVGTTDRFMQPGTYNALGGGIPSTSNILGQTADPLNYFGGHEASAGRKANNLGWIGVSHQNPGLQDSMSKPFVRSWNQ from the exons ATGGCAGCTGATCAGCGGAGGAGACGTCTCAATTCCAGCACCATTGTTGGTTGCTCTTTTCGAGAGCATAGGGAACAATACAGAgctaaaaagaagaaattaggaTTTCCACAGGATGACACAAATGGGAGGTCTAATATATCTCTTGAGTGGGATGACAAGAACAAGAGTGTTGTTGCCAAGAGGGAACAGATTGGCATTTTGCAGAGAGACTTGGCCCCTTTCATTGATTCTGTTCCTCACAGCTACAGCAGCTTGGCTGACATTCTCAGCGTTCCTCGGGAAATATTTGAATTAGAAAATTTAGTAGACGTCCTTTCATATGAG GTGTGGCAGACTCGTATATCTGAAACTGAGAGAAAggttttgacccaatttctgcCAAAAGGAGCTGAGCCTGAAAAAACTGTTCAGGAGCTGCTTTCGGGGGATAACTTCCACTTTGGAAATCCTTTTCTCAAATG GGGTGCTGCATTGTGTGCTGGTGAGTTCCATCCTGACGATCTTCTTCAGTTGGAGCAGCATATCAAGGCTAATAAGAAAGCATACTTTTCTGAGttgcaaaaatatcacaatga CATGATTGAGGAATTACGAATGTGGAAGGATAGATGGGATGGATGCAAGGATCCTGAAGAGGAAATTCTGCAGAAAATATGGAG GCCAGGAAGCCAGGCTGCAAAGAGTATGCAGTTCTCCGAGACTAGGTTTCATGATCCTGAAGAGAACAATGTTGCCACACCAGAATCTTGTTCGTGGGCTACATCTGAGAAGGCATGCAGTAATGAAAATAACCAAGATTTGCCTTGGGATACACAGGGGAG GAAAGGGTTTTCAGACAGCAATCTCAATAACTCATCAGATGGGCTGAAGGGTATtgcaaaaccaaaaaaagtGGAAAAGCTACAGAAGCGCAATATCCAGTTTGGTGATGGTGCAAAGTATATGTCTTACATCAAG GTCAGCAAAGAACAGCATCAACGTGTTAAGAGAACTATGAAGCATACCAGTAATAGCATACAACCTAGATCTCTGAATAATGTTCTGGGTAACCTTGAAACCCTCCATGTACAGCCATTTGAAgtatttgaagaagaagagaggcaGAAGTTGCATGATTATTG GTTACAATTGGTGAATAAAGATATTCCAGTTGGCTACAGAAGCTGGATAACAAATAAGTTGAAAGTACAGCAAGTCGCAAAGTCTTTGGGTCAAGAGTTGGAAGAAAAACTGAAATTCCAAGAAAAG GATGGCGAGAGAGATAATTATGATAATTTAGAGCTCATAGATGATATAGGAGCAACAATTTCACCCAATTCAAGTGCAGAAGAG TTGTTGTATGGCGAGGATGAGAAAAGAGAGGTTTCCCAGTCCTTCCTGGAGGATCAAAAGGCTAATCAAGTTATAAAAGCTGAAAGTTCTATACAATTAGAG GATGAAGAGGACAAGGAAACTGATAACCTACCTCAGCAAACACTTGATGTGACAGAAAACGTGGAAGAAGAAGGCGAGTCTGTCTCAATTTCTGCTGAAGAAGATCGTGAAGAGAACATTGCATCAATCAGCAGTGCCCATCAGGTCAAGGACATGACTGTGGATTCTCATGACAATAGTATGCTTGCAAAAGTGGATGATCTTCCTTTGATGGTGTCTGAATACCCAGGAAATATGAACCACATCGATATACCTGTTAGTCACAGGGATCCTCGCGATTCTGCTGATGATGTTTGGTCGGCAGTTAGTGAGCCTGGTTCTTTCTATCATTCTGCTGCCTTTGGTCATCAGTATGTCTCTTCAAGTGAGTTGTCACTTTCACATCCCCAAATTATGGAGGAGCAACCAACTAATATAATTAATTTGGAAGCAGATGCTGAGGAAAAAGATTCTGAGAGGGAGCTTTTGCACAGAGAAGCTGACGAGCTGTCATTCTATGGTTCTTTCCCTAGTCAAGAACAGATTTTACTGCAGGAAAAGAGTGATGGGAAGCAGATGATGCATGGACAGCCTCATGGTGTGTCTTTCTTTGGTGCTTATCCTACTCAAAACCGAAATGAGCTGTTTGAGTCTTTCTTCAGGGGCCATGATGGTAGCCTACCTAATTACCATCCAGATCAGAAAAGGATGGCCTTGGATTTTCAACAACCAGATAATCTAGCAATGGAGAATGGCCAAATTTCAGCCAATTTCAGGGATCAGGTTAATCTTTCACTCCCGCTGGAGATGAGGCAGAAAAGAGTGAATGATCTTTATGTGGATCACAATATGCAGGACAGTGTATACCCTGATGGAGGAAGATATTCCATTCAAAAGCACTTGCCAGTCCACGTTCAGGATTGGAATGTGAGTACAGTTCGCATGCTAGCACCTTCTCCCTCTCATTTAAGTAGTGCTGGGGGTTTTGTGAGTCAGAATTGGTTTCCTGGAGAAAATCGGGCCCGAGGTGGGTGGTCGAGTTTGGAAGGTGCTGTTGCTTCCAGCAGGAGCATTGGAAGTCAAAGTAACTCGGACCAAAGCTTGTTCAGTGTTTTATCAGAATGTAATGAGTTGCATGCTAGTGGGCCCGCCTCTGCCCCTTATGATTCAGTAGGTACCACAGACCGGTTCATGCAGCCTGGGACGTACAATGCGTTGGGTGGAGGGATCCCCAGTACAAGCAACATTTTAGGGCAGACGGCAGATCCACTGAACTACTTTGGCGGACATGAAGCCAGCGCTGGCCGTAAGGCTAACAACTTGGGATGGATAGGCGTGTCACATCAGAACCCAGGATTACAGGACTCGATGAGCAAACCATTTGTGAGGTCTTGGAATCAATAA